A genomic stretch from Hydrogenimonas urashimensis includes:
- a CDS encoding EAL domain-containing protein, which produces MDKPVTIRQLVLKIIALFFFASLAVELFTGFYLKERTLETLAIEDARRTSELVFENIYTKMQGMWTKKDIQEILGRLNALHRDLKIGVYRSALVEAQYGRIEEDHLKLASDPLVQRAMKGEENISTIEKGTIRYLFPVRVEKRCLSCHTNAKVGDINGVVDIVLPIRQIVVSLDRMIYYFTLLFAIFLFIFFFFFYKVFKKNLVDPLTSLSKKIADVDVDENLGKPIRVDSNCHECLLLERSFNSLILKIRFYYDRLLDSYLTDPLTGLGNINRFKRDTEGKAATMLLMNVDRFKDLNDYYGFETGDKLLREIAAKLETVVPEGAKLYRIGGSEFAMVCFDAFDPNEVIDILEKIHDMTFETPGLEELRISMTAGIVQMQKERLIEKASIALNAAKERNKPFEYYRNSGEIEESYELHIRWMKEVEDAIKEDRLILHYQPILNLGDPKEKKYEALIRLVDREGKIHAPGEFLGVVQKSRLYAQITRIVIEKSFDAFSHCNCSFGINLSINDIKDEMCRNTIFELLRHYQNPERVTFEILESEEVSDFELVNSFIENIHALGAKVAIDDFGSGYSNFHYLLKMDVDYYKIDASLIRHIVEDEDSRLLVEIIVDFANKLGIKTVAEYVENEAIAECCKAIGIDYLQGYHIGKPGPLCEDKPIRL; this is translated from the coding sequence TCGCTCTTTTCTTTTTTGCGAGCCTGGCCGTCGAACTTTTCACAGGTTTCTACCTCAAGGAGCGGACGCTTGAAACATTGGCCATCGAGGATGCGCGACGGACGAGCGAACTGGTTTTCGAGAATATCTATACCAAAATGCAGGGGATGTGGACGAAAAAGGATATCCAAGAGATTCTTGGACGTCTCAACGCGCTGCACAGAGATCTGAAAATCGGAGTCTACAGGAGCGCCCTGGTCGAAGCGCAGTATGGACGCATCGAAGAGGACCATCTCAAATTAGCGTCGGACCCCCTGGTGCAAAGAGCCATGAAGGGCGAAGAGAACATCAGTACGATAGAGAAAGGAACCATCCGCTATCTTTTTCCCGTCCGGGTCGAAAAGAGGTGTCTTTCGTGCCATACCAATGCCAAGGTGGGGGATATCAACGGTGTCGTGGATATCGTACTGCCCATTCGCCAGATTGTCGTGTCGCTTGATCGGATGATCTACTATTTCACCCTCCTGTTCGCCATTTTCCTCTTCATTTTCTTCTTCTTTTTCTACAAGGTTTTCAAAAAAAACCTTGTCGATCCGCTGACATCACTGAGCAAAAAGATCGCCGATGTCGATGTCGACGAAAATCTTGGGAAACCGATCCGCGTCGATTCCAATTGCCACGAGTGCCTGCTGCTCGAGCGCTCCTTCAACAGTCTGATCTTGAAAATCCGTTTCTATTACGACAGGCTTCTTGACTCCTACCTGACCGATCCGCTGACCGGGCTTGGCAATATCAACCGTTTCAAAAGAGATACCGAGGGAAAAGCCGCAACGATGCTGCTGATGAATGTCGATAGATTCAAGGATCTCAACGACTATTACGGGTTTGAGACGGGAGACAAACTGCTCAGGGAGATCGCCGCGAAACTCGAAACGGTCGTTCCGGAGGGTGCGAAACTCTACCGAATCGGTGGAAGCGAATTCGCCATGGTCTGTTTCGATGCGTTCGATCCGAACGAGGTCATCGACATTCTCGAGAAGATTCACGACATGACCTTCGAAACGCCGGGACTCGAAGAGCTGCGTATCTCGATGACTGCGGGGATCGTGCAGATGCAAAAAGAGCGTCTGATCGAAAAAGCCTCGATCGCACTCAATGCGGCGAAAGAGCGCAACAAACCTTTCGAATACTACAGAAATTCCGGGGAGATCGAAGAGAGCTACGAACTGCACATCCGGTGGATGAAGGAGGTTGAAGATGCCATCAAAGAGGATCGGCTCATCCTCCATTATCAGCCGATCCTCAATCTTGGCGATCCGAAAGAGAAGAAATACGAAGCGCTCATAAGGCTTGTAGACAGAGAAGGAAAGATTCACGCTCCCGGCGAATTTCTCGGTGTCGTGCAAAAGAGCCGCCTCTATGCCCAGATAACCCGTATCGTGATAGAGAAGAGTTTCGATGCGTTTTCGCACTGCAACTGCAGTTTCGGGATCAATCTGAGCATCAACGATATCAAAGACGAAATGTGCCGCAACACCATTTTCGAACTCCTGCGTCACTATCAAAATCCCGAACGCGTGACGTTTGAAATTCTCGAGTCGGAAGAGGTGTCCGATTTTGAGCTCGTCAATTCGTTTATCGAAAATATCCATGCTCTGGGGGCCAAGGTCGCGATCGACGACTTTGGAAGCGGCTACTCCAATTTCCATTACCTTTTGAAAATGGATGTCGATTACTACAAAATCGATGCATCGCTGATCCGCCACATCGTGGAAGACGAAGATTCGAGACTTCTGGTCGAAATCATCGTCGATTTCGCCAACAAGCTGGGCATCAAAACGGTTGCAGAGTATGTGGAAAACGAAGCGATCGCCGAATGCTGCAAAGCGATCGGGATCGACTATCTGCAGGGGTATCACATCGGAAAACCCGGACCACTATGCGAAGACAAACCAATCCGATTATAA
- a CDS encoding CZB domain-containing protein: MAKLDHILFKINAYNGVFNNTETTLTDHHHCRFGKWIETEGRKLFSHTSEFASIEQPHAAVHNNAIAALECVRKGECLHNIDVVVNLFKQTEEASKQLFIVLDNMLAEAKTVKSDYTS; the protein is encoded by the coding sequence TTGGCCAAACTCGACCACATTCTTTTTAAGATCAATGCATACAACGGTGTTTTCAATAATACCGAAACAACTCTCACCGACCATCATCATTGTCGTTTCGGAAAATGGATAGAGACCGAAGGTAGAAAACTTTTTTCACATACCTCTGAGTTCGCGTCAATAGAGCAGCCCCACGCTGCGGTGCACAATAATGCCATTGCCGCCCTAGAATGTGTCAGAAAAGGAGAATGCCTGCACAATATCGATGTAGTGGTCAATCTTTTTAAACAGACTGAAGAAGCGAGCAAACAGTTGTTCATTGTTTTGGACAATATGCTTGCCGAAGCAAAAACTGTTAAAAGTGATTATACGAGTTGA
- a CDS encoding EAL domain-containing protein — translation MDIEKCDEFSESISIFFIEHKIPFAILIEDMRIIEDEFVNNIFDESKKIYFTDFFKALRNKCGYHFLRHEVKQTKSIERGHFHDKLLYKIHDQWINWLIDAIINERPEEFPLSDAKNCPLLFALDYPESKMICHKLKICDLLKKTHEKLHELTATFTYLFTRRYYKSAYLLFVQLKETHEKLMNLIATLYFNAQINRSQTFKNYLYRKTFDKTELFVAIFDIFSMKKINKIYSNKTGDKVVQLVDECLKSVHLENQSWMLYAKGVSGDFYILFENVSIESIKNVEISFNKILEKKFSGLPMVPEFTVKKAFLKIGEPLIYGKDGSDIVFHYLKERLKEEEATLYLTSDNDQHYMRKWIDEYHWNITKFRKLISEKKVEVFFQPIAYMGKIDKTFAFEALARLQDGDHFIPAGVFIDQIIEMNLITSFDHMVLDRIVFYHDEIHAMTNTLFINVSASTLQDEQYISKLIHAIRGPLIGTEIIIELTEQVLMENLGVIEQLHNNHGLIFAIDDFGTGYSSLQMVIELAEKNVINYLKVDGSLIRNIEDSSSTQRILRIISEMSRSLELETIIEFLETDNQHYMLKSYGINYGQGYYIGRPKMLKKK, via the coding sequence ATGGATATCGAAAAATGCGATGAATTCTCAGAATCGATCAGCATTTTTTTCATAGAACACAAGATTCCATTCGCTATTTTGATCGAAGATATGAGGATCATCGAAGACGAATTCGTCAACAACATATTCGACGAGTCAAAGAAGATCTACTTCACAGATTTTTTCAAAGCGTTAAGGAACAAATGCGGCTACCATTTTCTCAGGCACGAGGTGAAACAGACCAAAAGCATTGAAAGAGGACATTTTCACGATAAACTCCTGTACAAAATCCACGATCAATGGATAAACTGGCTCATTGATGCGATCATTAACGAAAGACCGGAAGAGTTTCCCCTGTCGGATGCAAAAAACTGCCCTCTGCTTTTCGCTCTCGACTATCCCGAATCGAAAATGATCTGCCACAAGCTGAAAATTTGTGATTTACTGAAAAAAACGCATGAAAAACTCCATGAACTTACAGCAACCTTTACATATCTTTTTACACGAAGATATTACAAATCGGCATACCTGCTTTTTGTACAACTCAAAGAAACCCATGAAAAATTGATGAATCTCATCGCCACACTCTATTTCAATGCCCAGATTAATCGTTCTCAGACATTCAAAAATTATCTATACCGAAAAACATTCGATAAAACCGAACTGTTTGTCGCCATTTTCGACATTTTTAGTATGAAAAAGATCAACAAAATTTATTCCAACAAAACCGGAGACAAAGTCGTCCAATTGGTCGACGAATGTCTGAAATCGGTACATCTAGAAAATCAGAGCTGGATGCTTTATGCAAAAGGAGTCAGTGGTGATTTTTACATTCTTTTTGAAAACGTCTCCATCGAATCTATCAAGAACGTCGAAATCTCCTTCAACAAAATATTGGAAAAAAAATTCTCCGGTTTACCGATGGTACCGGAGTTTACAGTCAAAAAGGCTTTTTTGAAGATCGGTGAGCCACTAATTTACGGAAAGGATGGAAGTGACATAGTTTTTCATTATCTGAAAGAGAGACTAAAGGAAGAGGAAGCGACACTCTATCTTACATCTGACAACGACCAGCACTATATGAGAAAGTGGATCGATGAGTATCATTGGAACATTACCAAATTCAGAAAGTTGATTAGTGAAAAAAAGGTCGAAGTTTTCTTTCAACCAATTGCCTATATGGGCAAAATAGACAAAACGTTCGCCTTTGAGGCACTCGCACGCCTACAGGATGGCGACCATTTTATTCCAGCGGGGGTGTTTATTGACCAGATCATTGAAATGAATCTGATCACATCCTTCGATCACATGGTTCTTGATCGGATTGTTTTTTACCACGATGAAATACATGCGATGACCAACACCCTGTTCATTAACGTTTCCGCATCAACTCTGCAGGATGAACAATACATCAGCAAACTTATCCATGCCATTCGTGGCCCGCTCATCGGAACGGAAATCATCATCGAGCTTACCGAACAGGTACTAATGGAAAATCTGGGTGTCATTGAGCAATTGCACAACAACCATGGATTAATCTTTGCCATCGACGATTTCGGTACTGGGTACAGCTCTCTTCAGATGGTCATCGAACTGGCTGAAAAAAACGTCATAAATTACTTGAAAGTAGATGGTTCCCTGATCCGAAATATCGAAGATTCCTCATCGACACAACGGATTTTGCGTATCATCTCCGAAATGAGCCGGTCACTGGAGCTTGAAACGATCATTGAATTTCTCGAAACTGATAATCAACACTATATGCTAAAGTCTTACGGCATAAATTATGGGCAGGGGTATTATATAGGTAGACCCAAAATGCTCAAGAAAAAATAA
- a CDS encoding response regulator transcription factor: MKKYPYTLLYAEDDYGIRSAYKRLFNKFFKKVITVANGAEAFNVYEELHPDIIIADILMPQMDGLQFIKRIRNDDFITRVILLTAYSDRERLLKATELNITRYLIKPVKKNDLLQTVEIAVQQLEKLKGKVVAISDNCTFNLHSHILECCGEEIKLTKSESLFLTIIASNPEKIFSSEEISSIFFTRYDKDLSTEAIKAIIKRLRKKIPFNFIENRFGYGYRLMSQPIH, from the coding sequence ATGAAAAAATACCCATATACCCTATTATATGCCGAAGATGATTATGGTATCCGCTCTGCTTATAAACGACTTTTTAATAAATTTTTCAAAAAGGTCATAACGGTTGCAAATGGTGCCGAAGCTTTCAATGTCTATGAAGAGTTGCACCCGGATATTATCATTGCCGATATTTTGATGCCACAGATGGATGGCTTACAATTCATTAAGCGTATCAGAAATGATGATTTCATCACCAGAGTCATTCTCCTGACTGCATATAGCGACAGAGAACGGCTATTGAAAGCGACAGAACTCAACATAACCCGATACCTCATTAAACCCGTCAAAAAAAATGATCTACTCCAAACCGTAGAAATTGCCGTTCAGCAGCTTGAAAAATTGAAAGGAAAAGTTGTCGCTATCTCAGATAACTGTACATTCAACCTCCATTCCCATATTCTTGAGTGTTGCGGAGAAGAAATCAAATTAACGAAAAGCGAATCCCTCTTTCTAACGATCATCGCCTCGAATCCCGAAAAAATTTTTTCCTCCGAAGAGATTTCATCGATCTTTTTTACCAGATATGACAAAGATCTTTCGACAGAAGCCATCAAAGCCATTATTAAACGGCTCCGCAAAAAGATTCCTTTCAATTTCATAGAAAATCGTTTTGGCTATGGCTATCGGTTGATGTCGCAGCCCATTCACTAA
- a CDS encoding PAS domain S-box protein yields the protein MNDITYSDLKNFVKQSDTIFWKTDRNGKIVFISDAVKRILGYSPNEFIGKTIPPSIPENRIDEFTRARNSLFTISPKPFKHMVRPRKHKNGEIILFEISGTPQYDEKGTFTGYLGESRKIPSSKERIEIYEKKFFSNENFWRAIIDTLPLRFFWKDTNCCYTGANTLFLKDAGLQHPSQIIGKTDFQFAKPDFAEVCHAGDIEILHFGREFFSNETSIFLDNGHKLEIIIYKSPIKDDFDNVMGVAAAYIDITSEKNKEKELKEYLYRLQKTQELVNTGYWDLNPLTGEAFWSESVYRMFGYENDEPTPSVDLFMSHVAKEDKSRVLNNIRNALTNKNFNYDITYWIVKRNGQKAYLHSKAEVIFQGDRPIYVKGVCQDITAIKQLQIENEKKQELLMRQNRLAQMGQLLNNIAHQWKQPLAELNALMLNLENDFMENKINETRFANFFESFENITSFMGETIDNFRTFLNPSSQISIVKPSLGLKKALNLLERRSKKIGVFFDIDIDESIKSYGSNQDFIHIFLVLLENAMDAFEKNDIDNPVIQIKMYQKGNTYETIIKDNGGGIDEKIVEYIFDPYFTTKFPSKGSGTGLFLVKTIVETRLQGKFVLIDSKEATFKFTLKIASI from the coding sequence ATGAATGATATCACATATTCTGATTTGAAAAATTTTGTAAAACAGAGCGATACAATTTTCTGGAAAACAGATAGAAACGGCAAGATTGTTTTTATCAGTGATGCTGTCAAACGTATTTTAGGTTATTCACCTAATGAATTCATTGGCAAAACAATCCCTCCCAGCATACCGGAAAATAGAATCGATGAATTTACAAGAGCAAGAAATTCACTTTTTACCATTTCTCCCAAACCGTTTAAGCACATGGTACGTCCAAGAAAACATAAAAACGGAGAGATTATTCTCTTTGAGATTTCAGGAACTCCTCAATACGATGAAAAAGGGACTTTTACAGGATATCTTGGTGAAAGCAGAAAAATACCATCCTCCAAAGAGAGGATAGAGATATATGAAAAAAAATTTTTTAGCAACGAAAACTTTTGGAGAGCAATTATCGATACTCTCCCTCTTAGATTTTTCTGGAAAGACACCAATTGCTGTTATACAGGAGCCAATACACTTTTTTTGAAAGATGCCGGATTGCAACATCCGTCACAAATTATTGGAAAAACAGATTTTCAGTTTGCTAAACCTGATTTTGCAGAAGTGTGTCATGCTGGAGATATTGAAATCCTACATTTCGGTAGAGAATTTTTCAGCAACGAAACAAGTATCTTCCTCGACAATGGTCACAAACTAGAAATAATTATATATAAAAGTCCTATAAAAGATGATTTTGACAACGTTATGGGTGTCGCCGCAGCCTATATCGACATCACATCCGAAAAAAATAAAGAAAAAGAGCTAAAAGAGTATCTTTATCGATTGCAGAAAACTCAGGAATTGGTCAACACAGGTTATTGGGATCTCAATCCTCTTACTGGCGAAGCATTTTGGTCTGAAAGTGTATATCGAATGTTTGGATATGAAAATGATGAGCCAACTCCTTCCGTTGATCTCTTTATGAGTCATGTAGCCAAAGAGGATAAATCAAGAGTTCTGAATAATATAAGAAATGCTTTAACAAACAAAAATTTCAACTATGACATTACTTACTGGATTGTCAAACGTAATGGCCAGAAAGCCTATCTGCACTCCAAAGCCGAAGTAATATTTCAAGGTGACAGACCCATATACGTAAAAGGGGTATGCCAAGATATTACAGCTATAAAACAACTCCAGATTGAAAATGAAAAAAAACAAGAGCTTCTAATGCGGCAAAACCGACTTGCACAAATGGGTCAGCTTCTTAATAATATTGCCCATCAATGGAAGCAACCACTTGCGGAACTCAACGCTCTTATGTTGAATCTTGAAAATGATTTTATGGAAAATAAAATCAATGAAACTCGTTTTGCCAATTTTTTCGAATCTTTTGAAAATATAACCTCTTTTATGGGGGAAACTATTGACAACTTTAGGACTTTCTTGAACCCTTCATCCCAGATCAGCATTGTAAAACCTAGTTTAGGCCTCAAAAAAGCTCTGAATCTTCTTGAACGGCGTAGTAAAAAAATCGGGGTATTTTTCGACATCGATATTGATGAATCTATAAAATCTTACGGCTCAAATCAGGACTTCATACATATTTTTTTGGTCCTTTTGGAGAATGCCATGGACGCTTTTGAAAAAAACGATATTGATAACCCTGTTATTCAGATAAAGATGTATCAAAAAGGCAATACATATGAAACCATCATCAAAGACAACGGTGGGGGCATAGATGAAAAAATTGTCGAATATATTTTCGACCCCTATTTTACGACGAAATTTCCATCCAAAGGAAGTGGAACAGGTCTTTTCCTTGTGAAGACTATCGTTGAAACCCGTCTTCAAGGTAAATTCGTTTTGATCGATTCAAAAGAAGCAACTTTCAAATTCACGCTAAAAATAGCATCAATATGA
- the polX gene encoding DNA polymerase/3'-5' exonuclease PolX, whose product MALSNSEIADIFNQMADMLEIKGANPFKVRAYRNAARTVQNLGKSLEELVEEGMDLTKLPGIGHDLAESILEIIRTGKFSKLETLKKELPEGLDRLLAIEGLGPKRIRQLYDTFHITSLEQLAKVAESGAIYTLKGFGPKLVEKILKGVQLAKKSGHRFRFDVAKPFAEGLRRYLLDFDGVLKVEIAGSYRRRKETVGDLDILVVAKNWEKVTEWFVRYERLKEVVSKGPTRSTVILRNDLQVDLRSVAKESYGSALNYFTGSKAHNIKLRKMAVERGWKVNEYGIFEGEKRLGGEREEDLYELLGLCYIEPELREDRGEIEACMEGKLPKLVTPEEIRGDLHMHSKWTDGHATIEEMALAARKKGYEYIAITDHSRHLSVARGLDEKRLRQQMEEIDRLNEKLKDITILKGIECDILEDGTLDLPDAVLEELDLVIGAVHYKFNLSKKEQTRRVVKAMQHPCFSILAHPTGRIIGHRNAYELDMGEIFKACRNENVALELNAQPERLDINDIYAKSAKEEGIRVSIATDAHDTMSLDFMEYGLNQARRGWLEKEDVVNTLSLKKLKDLLA is encoded by the coding sequence ATGGCTCTCTCCAACAGTGAAATCGCCGACATTTTCAATCAGATGGCCGACATGCTCGAAATCAAAGGAGCGAATCCATTCAAAGTACGGGCCTACCGCAATGCGGCACGCACGGTGCAGAATCTGGGCAAAAGTCTCGAGGAGCTAGTCGAAGAGGGCATGGACCTGACAAAACTGCCCGGCATCGGTCACGACCTGGCCGAATCGATTCTCGAAATCATCCGGACGGGAAAATTCTCCAAACTCGAGACGCTCAAAAAGGAGTTGCCCGAAGGGCTCGACAGACTCCTGGCCATCGAAGGGCTGGGACCCAAACGGATCCGCCAGCTCTACGATACCTTTCATATCACATCGCTGGAGCAACTCGCCAAGGTGGCCGAAAGCGGAGCTATCTACACACTCAAAGGATTCGGCCCCAAACTGGTGGAAAAAATTCTCAAAGGGGTCCAGCTCGCCAAAAAGTCGGGGCACCGTTTCCGGTTCGATGTCGCCAAACCCTTCGCGGAGGGGCTGCGCCGCTACCTGCTCGATTTCGATGGAGTGCTTAAAGTCGAGATCGCGGGAAGCTACCGGCGCAGGAAAGAGACGGTGGGCGACCTGGATATCCTGGTCGTCGCGAAAAACTGGGAAAAAGTGACCGAATGGTTCGTCCGGTACGAAAGGCTCAAAGAGGTTGTCTCCAAGGGTCCGACACGCTCCACCGTCATCCTGCGCAACGATCTGCAGGTCGATCTGCGAAGCGTCGCCAAAGAGAGCTACGGCTCGGCACTCAACTACTTCACCGGTTCCAAGGCCCATAACATCAAATTGCGGAAAATGGCGGTCGAACGGGGATGGAAGGTGAACGAATACGGCATTTTCGAAGGAGAGAAACGACTCGGGGGCGAAAGAGAGGAGGATCTCTACGAACTGTTGGGGCTTTGCTACATCGAACCGGAGCTGCGGGAAGACCGCGGAGAGATCGAAGCGTGCATGGAAGGAAAACTGCCCAAACTCGTCACCCCCGAGGAAATCCGCGGCGACTTGCATATGCACTCCAAATGGACCGACGGCCATGCGACGATTGAAGAGATGGCGCTCGCCGCCAGGAAAAAAGGGTACGAGTATATCGCCATCACCGACCATTCACGACATCTGAGTGTAGCCAGGGGGCTCGACGAGAAAAGGCTGCGCCAGCAGATGGAAGAGATCGACCGTCTCAATGAAAAGCTGAAAGATATCACGATTCTCAAAGGGATCGAATGCGACATCCTCGAAGACGGAACGCTGGACCTGCCCGACGCCGTGCTTGAGGAGCTCGACCTGGTCATCGGTGCAGTCCATTACAAATTCAACCTCTCCAAAAAGGAGCAGACCAGGCGCGTCGTCAAAGCGATGCAGCATCCTTGCTTCTCGATACTGGCCCACCCCACAGGGCGCATCATCGGCCACCGCAACGCCTACGAACTCGATATGGGCGAAATTTTCAAAGCGTGCAGAAACGAGAATGTCGCACTCGAACTCAACGCCCAGCCCGAACGGCTCGACATCAACGACATTTACGCCAAATCGGCCAAAGAAGAGGGCATCCGCGTCTCCATCGCGACCGACGCCCACGACACCATGTCGCTCGATTTCATGGAGTACGGCCTGAACCAGGCGCGGCGGGGATGGCTGGAGAAGGAAGATGTTGTCAATACTCTTTCTTTGAAAAAATTAAAAGACCTACTTGCTTGA
- a CDS encoding RNA polymerase sigma factor produces MDAESLKKLTDGDKESWERFVRTYAPLIRAMVSRTMSAYGGFDAAEVDDLVQSVYTKLVREGYRLLKSYDPKRASLSTWLGLVSRSTTIDYLRSRKRHLPLKEETASPIDRDREEERIDLPKGLLSARQELVLRLLFDKEMDPDEVADFLGVEVQTVRSTKHKALERLRRYYKDAR; encoded by the coding sequence GTGGATGCAGAGAGTCTGAAAAAACTGACAGACGGAGACAAAGAGAGCTGGGAAAGATTTGTCCGAACCTATGCCCCGCTGATCCGCGCCATGGTTTCACGGACGATGTCCGCCTACGGAGGCTTCGATGCCGCGGAAGTCGACGATCTGGTACAGAGTGTCTACACCAAACTTGTGCGGGAGGGTTACAGACTCCTGAAGAGTTACGATCCGAAGCGGGCTTCTTTGTCGACCTGGCTAGGTCTTGTCAGCCGCAGTACAACCATCGACTATCTGCGGAGCCGCAAACGGCATTTGCCGCTGAAAGAGGAGACCGCCTCGCCGATCGACAGAGACCGGGAAGAAGAGCGCATCGATCTTCCCAAGGGTCTGCTCTCGGCGCGTCAGGAGCTTGTTTTGCGGCTTCTTTTCGACAAAGAGATGGATCCTGACGAAGTGGCGGATTTTCTGGGAGTCGAAGTGCAGACTGTCCGCAGCACGAAACACAAGGCACTCGAAAGACTGAGACGATACTACAAGGATGCACGATGA
- a CDS encoding anti-sigma factor family protein, with the protein MNEKALWKSFRKEGRREGERCPDFNELAAYIDGTADEKERARIEAHLNRCSECLETVLALKNPPQKDTEIQIADLSRAVSVWERETFRHRRVRLSTALRLAASLLFFVLVSFGGYRAGEGLVESDEYGWQSFMEEDMAPLASVLQERSDLFFVDGEEWQ; encoded by the coding sequence ATGAACGAGAAAGCGCTCTGGAAAAGCTTCAGGAAAGAAGGTCGGAGGGAAGGAGAGAGATGCCCCGATTTCAACGAACTCGCCGCCTATATCGACGGAACCGCGGATGAGAAGGAGCGTGCGCGCATCGAAGCGCATCTGAACCGCTGTTCCGAGTGCCTGGAAACGGTGTTGGCGCTAAAAAATCCGCCCCAAAAGGATACGGAGATCCAAATTGCGGATCTCAGCCGTGCGGTTTCGGTCTGGGAACGGGAAACGTTCCGGCACAGAAGGGTGCGGCTATCGACAGCCCTTCGCCTTGCGGCTTCGCTCCTTTTTTTCGTGTTGGTCTCTTTCGGCGGGTACAGAGCGGGAGAGGGGCTGGTGGAGAGCGATGAGTACGGATGGCAGAGCTTCATGGAAGAGGATATGGCTCCCCTCGCTTCGGTACTGCAGGAGCGTTCCGACCTGTTCTTCGTGGATGGGGAGGAGTGGCAATGA
- a CDS encoding periplasmic heavy metal sensor, whose product MKTKLLYGALAVSLAFNLFFAIGYVTAKKRMQRMDKIERRVDFAAKRLALSDAQKKELRGILEASRQALRRLRRQERETALLFKEELKKPNPDIDRLKRAMADIEQMRRKSKEALAQRWRAFFDTLNDEQRKKAMRMLQKRPRLRKELMVPARERGDAV is encoded by the coding sequence ATGAAAACGAAACTGCTCTATGGGGCGCTGGCTGTCTCGCTCGCTTTCAATCTTTTTTTCGCGATCGGCTATGTGACGGCAAAAAAACGGATGCAGAGGATGGACAAAATCGAAAGACGGGTCGATTTCGCCGCGAAACGGCTCGCTCTTTCCGATGCCCAGAAAAAAGAGCTTCGCGGGATTCTCGAAGCCTCGCGACAGGCCCTTCGCCGATTGCGACGGCAGGAGCGTGAAACGGCCCTGCTCTTCAAAGAGGAGCTTAAAAAGCCAAATCCCGATATCGACAGACTGAAGCGGGCGATGGCCGATATCGAACAGATGCGACGCAAGAGCAAAGAGGCACTGGCACAGCGCTGGCGTGCCTTTTTCGACACGCTGAACGATGAACAGCGGAAAAAAGCGATGCGCATGCTGCAAAAAAGGCCACGGCTCAGAAAGGAGCTGATGGTGCCTGCACGGGAGCGCGGGGATGCGGTTTGA